GGAGCATCAGCTCAGTTGGGAGGGTCCAGGAGGGTTCACAGAGGTGGAGGCCCCTGAGCTGGGTGCTGATGGATGAGTAGGAGTTCAGAGATAGGCTGAAATTACCCTCACCCAGGTATGAGGCCTGCTGGGGCCAGCAGGTAGGAAAGGCAGCTAGGATCGCATTCCAAGTACAGAGGATGGCAGATGCAAAGGTGTGGAGGTAGGAATGGCTACGGTTTGTTCTGGAGACACTgaaaaaaacagtttggcaggAGCTTAACCTTAGGCCTGGtctatagtaagtgctcaataaatggtagccatGGTGTGACCAGATGTCAGTCCCTGGTtgatgaatacatgaatgaaggGGCCTGGTATTCTCAAGTTCATAAAGCCCTTTCCCACCTGGCCGCAGCCTTTGGGGAATACCCACACATCAGTGTGTGAGTCCCGTCCTTGTGACCTCCCGCTGAGGGACTTATTTCTCTCTCTAAGCCTGTTCCTTCCCCTGCAAAATGAAACTCGGACAGCCtgctggccccaggccccagcaggtAGGAGAGCCTCTGTCAGTGGGACAAGACGGGGCCGTGCAGATGTGTGCAGTGTCCCTGGGGGTTGCTATCATTGCTGTTTGTTCCTCTCACCAGCCTTGTGAGGAAGACGGGGGAGGCAATGAGCTCAGGGTTAGGAGGTCCACCAGGGATGGGCTCTGGGCTGGACCACTTCAGCTTGGCTGTCATTTCCTCGGTTATCCTCGCTGCTCCCAGCAACGTGGGGCCATTATTAAccccactttacaaatggggaaaccgAGACTCCGGGATTCACCCAACCTCCTGCTGATACAAAGAAACCACGCTGGATTTGAAACTCCTTGTGTCTGCCACCAAAGCCAGTGTCCTTTCCGTGAGCTCATCCTGCAGAATGGGGCTTCGCCCAGAGAGGTTGAGGCACTTACTTGTGGCTGCTCAGTGAATTAAAGACATTCTTGGGCCCCACCGCCGTCATCTCACCTGCCTCCCGTGGGTCCAGCCCGTGCCCAGTACAGTGAGGGAACTCAAGGAGGAAGCCTGGCTGAATGGAGCCCCAAAGATCCAGAGGGCCACTGGTGGGCTACACAGTGGGCCCGCCTCTTGGGACTGTGGGTAGTTAGGGAGGTCTGCAGAAGGAGGAACCAGCAGGCAAAGCAGAGCAGGAAGGGTGTTCCTGAGAGGGCACTGTGTGGGTAGCATCTTGAGCAGGTATGTGTGGGTATCCATATCCAGGGCAATGAGGGAAGAGACTGGCCAGGGTCGGGTAGAGAAGCTGATGGGGCGGGCCAGGTCACTGGAGCTTGGGATCGCTTAAAATACTCCTAGGGCTTTTGCATTCTACTCCAGAAAGTGTCCTgatttgttttaaagtaattttgtttttagctCCTTGCCAGTTACTTAGTTTCTTCCAAAATCCTTTCCAGTCCAAGGAGACATGTCATATATATCCTGTGACATGCTCCTGCGACCCTGGGACACACAGGTCCCTGTTTGAGATACACAGCTGTAGGCAGTGGGGAATCATGGAAGGTTGTAGGCAGGGAGCGATGGTGTTTTAAAACATCAGTTCAGGGCTGGACCATGAGGAGGCAGTACCGCTGTGCAGATGGAGGTAATGAGGCCAAAGCTAAGCAGAGGTGAGGGGCGGGGGTTCGGAGGGCTAGAGTTGGCATTGGTGGAATCTTTATCGAGAGTGGCCTTGACCCCCTGCCCATTCCCCTCCAGCAGGGGGTCAGGGCTGACTTGAATCTCCCCCACAGGTCATCACCTCGGGCATTGTAGCCATTGTGTTGTCGCGCTACCTCCCCAGCACCCCCCTGGTATGTGGCACCTCATGGGATGGGGCGGTAGGGGTAGGGGCAGTGGTCACTCCCGAGGGCTTGGGCTGCTTGGAGAGGTTGAGGCTAACCCCATGGGGGCCAAGCCTGACATCCACTGACCagtggcccccccccccccccatccagCGCTGGACAGTGTTTAGCTCGAGCGTGGCctgtgctcttctctctctgacctgTGCTCTCGGCCTCTTGGCCTCGATCGCCATGACCTTTGCCACCCAGGGCCGGGCACTGCTGGCCGCCTGCACTTTTGGGAGCCCCGAAGTTCTGGCACTGGCACCCGACTGTCCCTATGACCCCACACGCATTTATGTGAGTGCTTAGGCCTGGGATGGCAGGGGTGGGGAAAGGGGGGACCCCAGGGTGCTCATCAGGGGTGGGAAGGGTTCTTGGAGTCCCGCCCTCTATCCCGAACCCCAAGCGGCCATCTCTGTCCCCTGTGCCCCCACAGAGCTCCAGCCTGTGCCTCTGGGGCATCTCGCTATTGTTCTGCGTGGCGGAGAGCGTGTTTGCTGTGCGCTGTGCCCAGCTTGCCCACCAGCTGCTGAAATTGAGGCCCTGGTGGGGGGAAAGCAGCCACCACATGGTAAGGCCTGCTATCCCCTCCACAGCCCTGACCCCCCGATTTCCTGGGAGCCCCTGCTGGGGAGCCCAGGCAGGTCTGTCTCCACCCCTCTGGACGGGGCCCCCACCTTGAGAACTGGGGCAAT
This genomic interval from Equus quagga isolate Etosha38 chromosome 5, UCLA_HA_Equagga_1.0, whole genome shotgun sequence contains the following:
- the TMEM54 gene encoding transmembrane protein 54 isoform X2, which gives rise to MCLRFGVMSVDDFRKVLMKTGLVLVVLGHVSFIAAALLHGTVLRYVAAPRDAVALQYCVVNILSVTSAIVVITSGIVAIVLSRYLPSTPLGRALLAACTFGSPEVLALAPDCPYDPTRIYSSSLCLWGISLLFCVAESVFAVRCAQLAHQLLKLRPWWGESSHHMESPGPMEGQDLLSCTASEPLTV
- the TMEM54 gene encoding transmembrane protein 54 isoform X1, which codes for MCLRFGVMSVDDFRKVLMKTGLVLVVLGHVSFIAAALLHGTVLRYVAAPRDAVALQYCVVNILSVTSAIVVITSGIVAIVLSRYLPSTPLRWTVFSSSVACALLSLTCALGLLASIAMTFATQGRALLAACTFGSPEVLALAPDCPYDPTRIYSSSLCLWGISLLFCVAESVFAVRCAQLAHQLLKLRPWWGESSHHMESPGPMEGQDLLSCTASEPLTV